One window of Papaver somniferum cultivar HN1 chromosome 9, ASM357369v1, whole genome shotgun sequence genomic DNA carries:
- the LOC113310448 gene encoding L-type lectin-domain containing receptor kinase IV.1-like isoform X3, translated as MEATSEDLGFEYSGFRNAQNLSLSGMADATPGGLLSLTNTDSKHQLGHCFYSGPVQFSSNSSSSVNMGNTTSVVSFSTTFVFAIVSESKVSGQGLAFVIAPQRGLPGALANQYLGLFNDSNNGNPENHVFAVELDTIKNVEYDIDDNHVGIDINGLKSVRAESAKYYTDKNGRYKNLSLISGQAMQVWVEYDGSQKQINVTIAPFEVRKPDVPLLSLYQDLSTVFKNSMYLGFSASTQTVETFHYVLGWSFKINGVAQEFDLSSFPELPKPEKKAMMLTVVLSIIIPIVVIITICLGIFFFLRKKKFAELIEGWEEIYGTHRFSFKELYKATNGFGEAEIIGRGAFGEVYRGVLPTSRKEVAIKKVTHDSTHGLQQFLAEIVSIGKVRHRNLLHLYGYCRRKGELLLVYEFLSCGSLEKFIFPSSSSASSSVSSRATLNWCQRFKIIKGVTSGLVYLHEECEKVVIHRDVKASNVLLDAEMNPKLGDFGLAVLFDHGTIDAPISRICGTPGYIAPEMNRSGIASMSTDVYAFGVFLLEVACGKRPVQIKTDVTGVRSIYLVDLVLSCWRKGTIRETIDPSFVSEYVAEEIELVLKLGLLCTHTNSDLRPTMRQVMQYLNGDAALLQTDLWALETSDTLSQVFSRVNMGDLYPCGIGSTFSGSSSTPNESVPSSPR; from the exons ATGGAAG CAACATCAGAGGATCTTGGCTTTGAATATAGTGGCTTCAGAAATGCTCAAAATTTGAGTCTTAGCGGCATGGCGGATGCCACACCTGGCGGCCTCTTAAGTTTAACCAACACTGATTCCAAGCATCAACTTGGTCATTGCTTCTACTCTGGTCCAGTTCAATTCTCCAGTAACTCCTCATCATCCGTCAATATGGGTAATACTACTTCTGTAGTCTCCTTCTCTACTACTTTCGTCTTTGCCATAGTTTCTGAGAGTAAAGTAAGTGGTCAGGGGCTTGCCTTTGTTATTGCACCTCAGAGAGGGCTTCCTGGAGCTCTAGCAAACCAATATCTTGGTCTATTCAATGATTCAAACAATGGAAACCCTGAGAACCATGTTTTTGCAGTGGAGTTGGATACAATAAAAAACGTCGAGTATGACATCGACGACAACCATGTCGGTATCGATATCAATGGCTTAAAGTCTGTCCGGGCTGAATCTGCCAAGTACTACACTGACAAGAACGGCAGGTACAAGAACCTAAGTCTCATAAGTGGACAAGCCATGCAAGTTTGGGTAGAATATGATGGGTCACAGAAGCAAATTAATGTGACCATAGCTCCATTTGAGGTACGCAAACCAGATGTTCCTTTATTATCCCTGTACCAAGATCTTTCAACTGTTTTCAAGAACTCCATGTATTTGGGATTCTCTGCGTCTACTCAAACGGTGGAAACATTTCACTATGTATTAGGATGGAGCTTTAAGATTAATGGCGTGGCTCAAGAGTTCGATCTCTCTAGCTTTCCTGAACTTCCAAAGCCTGAAAAAAAAGCAATGATGTTGACCGTAGTGTTGTCAATAATTATCCCAATTGTTGTGATAATAACGATATGTCTGGGCATCTTTTTCTTCTTAAGGAAAAAAAAGTTCGCCGAATTGATAGAGGGTTGGGAAGAAATTTATGGGACACATAGATTCTCATTTAAAGAACTGTACAAGGCCACAAATGGATTTGGAGAGGCAGAGATTATAGGTAGGGGTGCCTTTGGTGAAGTCTACCGAGGTGTATTGCCTACTTCTCGAAAGGAAGTCGCCATCAAGAAAGTTACGCATGATTCAACACATGGGTTGCAGCAATTTCTTGCAGAAATTGTAAGCATTGGCAAGGTTCGGCACAGAAACTTATTACACCTCTATGGCTATTGCAGAAGAAAGGGAGAGCTGCTTTTAGTGTACGAGTTCCTGTCTTGTGGAAGTTTAGAGAAGTTCATCTTTCCGTCAAGTTCTAGTGCATCGTCGTCAGTATCTTCAAGAGCAACACTTAATTGGTGTCAAAGGTTTAAAATCATAAAGGGAGTAACATCTGGACTAGTTTATCTACACGAAGAATGCGAAAAAGTTGTGATTCACAGGGATGTGAAGGCAAGCAATGTTTTATTAGATGCTGAAATGAACCCAAAATTGGGCGACTTTGGTCTTGCAGTGTTATTTGATCATGGGACAATTGACGCACCTATTTCTAGAATTTGTGGCACACCAGGTTACATCGCACCAGAAATGAATAGAAGCGGGATAGCATCAATGAGTACTGATGTGTATGCATTCGGGGTTTTCTTGCTTGAAGTTGCTTGTGGGAAGAGACCGGTGCAGATAAAAACAGACGTAACGGGTGTCCGTTCGATTTACCTGGTTGATTTGGTTCTGTCTTGTTGGAGGAAAGGCACTATTCGTGAGACTATTGATCCAAGTTTTGTAAGTGAATATGTAGCAGAAGAGATAGAATTAGTATTGAAACTTGGGTTGCTATGTACTCATACTAATTCTGACTTAAGACCAACCATGAGACAAGTCATGCAGTATCTGAATGGAGATGCTGCTCTGCTTCAAACAGATTTATGGGCCCTCGAGACGAGCGACACTCTGAGTCAAGTATTCTCACGAGTAAACATGGGAGACTTGTACCCTTGCGGTATAGGCAGCACTTTCTCTGGATCATCGTCAACCCCCAACGAGTCAGTGCCATCTAGTCCCCGTTGA
- the LOC113310448 gene encoding L-type lectin-domain containing receptor kinase IV.1-like isoform X2: MFLFKLLSVSLLFFFILSFSATSEDLGFEYSGFRNAQNLSLSGMADATPGGLLSLTNTDSKHQLGHCFYSGPVQFSSNSSSSVNMGNTTSVVSFSTTFVFAIVSESKVSGQGLAFVIAPQRGLPGALANQYLGLFNDSNNGNPENHVFAVELDTIKNVEYDIDDNHVGIDINGLKSVRAESAKYYTDKNGRYKNLSLISGQAMQVWVEYDGSQKQINVTIAPFEVRKPDVPLLSLYQDLSTVFKNSMYLGFSASTQTVETFHYVLGWSFKINGVAQEFDLSSFPELPKPEKKAMMLTVVLSIIIPIVVIITICLGIFFFLRKKKFAELIEGWEEIYGTHRFSFKELYKATNGFGEAEIIGRGAFGEVYRGVLPTSRKEVAIKKVTHDSTHGLQQFLAEIVSIGKVRHRNLLHLYGYCRRKGELLLVYEFLSCGSLEKFIFPSSSSASSSVSSRATLNWCQRFKIIKGVTSGLVYLHEECEKVVIHRDVKASNVLLDAEMNPKLGDFGLAVLFDHGTIDAPISRICGTPGYIAPEMNRSGIASMSTDVYAFGVFLLEVACGKRPVQIKTDVTGVRSIYLVDLVLSCWRKGTIRETIDPSFVSEYVAEEIELVLKLGLLCTHTNSDLRPTMRQVMQYLNGDAALLQTDLWALETSDTLSQVFSRVNMGDLYPCGIGSTFSGSSSTPNESVPSSPR, encoded by the coding sequence ATGTTCTTATTCAAGCTCTTATCTGTTTCTCTGCTTTTCTTTTTCATCTTAAGTTTTTCAGCAACATCAGAGGATCTTGGCTTTGAATATAGTGGCTTCAGAAATGCTCAAAATTTGAGTCTTAGCGGCATGGCGGATGCCACACCTGGCGGCCTCTTAAGTTTAACCAACACTGATTCCAAGCATCAACTTGGTCATTGCTTCTACTCTGGTCCAGTTCAATTCTCCAGTAACTCCTCATCATCCGTCAATATGGGTAATACTACTTCTGTAGTCTCCTTCTCTACTACTTTCGTCTTTGCCATAGTTTCTGAGAGTAAAGTAAGTGGTCAGGGGCTTGCCTTTGTTATTGCACCTCAGAGAGGGCTTCCTGGAGCTCTAGCAAACCAATATCTTGGTCTATTCAATGATTCAAACAATGGAAACCCTGAGAACCATGTTTTTGCAGTGGAGTTGGATACAATAAAAAACGTCGAGTATGACATCGACGACAACCATGTCGGTATCGATATCAATGGCTTAAAGTCTGTCCGGGCTGAATCTGCCAAGTACTACACTGACAAGAACGGCAGGTACAAGAACCTAAGTCTCATAAGTGGACAAGCCATGCAAGTTTGGGTAGAATATGATGGGTCACAGAAGCAAATTAATGTGACCATAGCTCCATTTGAGGTACGCAAACCAGATGTTCCTTTATTATCCCTGTACCAAGATCTTTCAACTGTTTTCAAGAACTCCATGTATTTGGGATTCTCTGCGTCTACTCAAACGGTGGAAACATTTCACTATGTATTAGGATGGAGCTTTAAGATTAATGGCGTGGCTCAAGAGTTCGATCTCTCTAGCTTTCCTGAACTTCCAAAGCCTGAAAAAAAAGCAATGATGTTGACCGTAGTGTTGTCAATAATTATCCCAATTGTTGTGATAATAACGATATGTCTGGGCATCTTTTTCTTCTTAAGGAAAAAAAAGTTCGCCGAATTGATAGAGGGTTGGGAAGAAATTTATGGGACACATAGATTCTCATTTAAAGAACTGTACAAGGCCACAAATGGATTTGGAGAGGCAGAGATTATAGGTAGGGGTGCCTTTGGTGAAGTCTACCGAGGTGTATTGCCTACTTCTCGAAAGGAAGTCGCCATCAAGAAAGTTACGCATGATTCAACACATGGGTTGCAGCAATTTCTTGCAGAAATTGTAAGCATTGGCAAGGTTCGGCACAGAAACTTATTACACCTCTATGGCTATTGCAGAAGAAAGGGAGAGCTGCTTTTAGTGTACGAGTTCCTGTCTTGTGGAAGTTTAGAGAAGTTCATCTTTCCGTCAAGTTCTAGTGCATCGTCGTCAGTATCTTCAAGAGCAACACTTAATTGGTGTCAAAGGTTTAAAATCATAAAGGGAGTAACATCTGGACTAGTTTATCTACACGAAGAATGCGAAAAAGTTGTGATTCACAGGGATGTGAAGGCAAGCAATGTTTTATTAGATGCTGAAATGAACCCAAAATTGGGCGACTTTGGTCTTGCAGTGTTATTTGATCATGGGACAATTGACGCACCTATTTCTAGAATTTGTGGCACACCAGGTTACATCGCACCAGAAATGAATAGAAGCGGGATAGCATCAATGAGTACTGATGTGTATGCATTCGGGGTTTTCTTGCTTGAAGTTGCTTGTGGGAAGAGACCGGTGCAGATAAAAACAGACGTAACGGGTGTCCGTTCGATTTACCTGGTTGATTTGGTTCTGTCTTGTTGGAGGAAAGGCACTATTCGTGAGACTATTGATCCAAGTTTTGTAAGTGAATATGTAGCAGAAGAGATAGAATTAGTATTGAAACTTGGGTTGCTATGTACTCATACTAATTCTGACTTAAGACCAACCATGAGACAAGTCATGCAGTATCTGAATGGAGATGCTGCTCTGCTTCAAACAGATTTATGGGCCCTCGAGACGAGCGACACTCTGAGTCAAGTATTCTCACGAGTAAACATGGGAGACTTGTACCCTTGCGGTATAGGCAGCACTTTCTCTGGATCATCGTCAACCCCCAACGAGTCAGTGCCATCTAGTCCCCGTTGA